TTTTAGTTTTGAAGTATGTCATAATATCTATAAGGGGGTGATAGCAAAAATGTATAAAACAATTCCGGTAAAAGCAACGTTGACAGACGAAGAAATAGCTTTCTGGCTGTTTCAGTGCGAGAACGCTAACAGCCTATGGAATTGTGCTACCTATTACTCCAAACAAAAACACTATAGCTGGTTAGAGCAGCAACCAGAGGCTTTTACAACTTACTGGAAAAACGACGAACTACGCTATGGATGGAAGACTTACAAATGTAGTATTAAATACGCAGAGCTTTGTAAAGAACTAAAGGATAACTCTCACTACAAGGCGATGGCTGCCCAATCGGCACAGCAAACCCTCAAGTCTGTAGCTGAATCAATTACAAGTTATAACCAGTTAGTTGGGCTCTACTACAAAGGTCAGGTAGACAGACCAAGACTTCTTAGGTATCGAAAAAAAGGTGGTTTAGCCGCTGTTACTTTCCCAAAGCAGGCACTTACTTATAAAAAAGGGCTATTTTATCCGTCTATAAGCAAAGAGAGTAAACCAGAATTACTTACTGAAATAGTCCTAGAACCCCCGGATTTCATAGATCCAGACTGGGTCAAAGAGGTAACAATTCGTCCATATTTAGGAGAACTGTGGATTGATTGGGTTATAGATGATGGTAAGCAACCAGTTGAACACAACCCAAATCTTGATTATTCTCAAGCTTGGAGTTTTGATCACGGTGGAACTAACTGGCTAACTGGGGTTTCAACTCAAGGGAAAAGCCTGATAATTGATGGTCGCAAGCTCAAGTCCATGAATCAAGGTTACTCTCGTTTGGTGGCCAAATACAAGCAAGGGAAGCCAGAATTTTATTGGGACGCAAACCTTGACAGAGTGCAAATAAAACGTAATAACCAGATGCGAGATGCGATCAATAAAACCGCGAGGTTTATCATTAATCGGTGTTTGAGTGATTCGGCAAAGCCGACGCTACGCGAACGCATCGGAAATTTAATCATTGGGTGGAACGAGCGGCAAAAAGATTCATCGAATATGGGATTTCGCGGCAATCAGAACTTTGTCGTAATTCCTACAAAAAGATTAATAGAAAGATTGAAACAACTAGCCTTTGAGTATGGAATTAAGTTAACAGTTACTGAGGAATCCTACACAAGTAAAGCGTCTTACTTAGACGAAGACAGCCTCCCAAAACATGGTGAAAAACCCAAAGGATGGACACCTTCAGGTAAGAGAGTAAGGCGTGGATTGTACAAAACTTCACTTGGTTGGCTAATTAATGCCGACTGTAACGGCGCTGCAAATATAGCCCGAAAAGTAGCCACACAGTTAGGTTTAGACTTAACCAAGGTGGGTAGGGGATCGTTGACAGTCCCACATCGGTATGACGTCTTCAACTCCTTGAAGAAATTATATCGAAAAAAAAGTTACGAGGCACGGGTTCACCCTGCCTCGTAACAACCTTTTAGAATCCCCCTCTTTTAAGTGGGGGAGATGTCAAGAATCGGCTCAACTAAATAATCATAAATCAGTTGATATTGAGCTTCTGGTTCTTGCTGCCATTTCATCACTAAACCTGACTTGACCAATAGCTCTAGGATAAAATCTAAGTGGTCAGTGGATAACTGTAACTCTGCTCCTAAGTCATCTTTTGTTCGGAATGGTCGAGTACCATCATTATCCGTTAACAAACCCAAAATTTTCCAAGCCGCGTTTTGGTTTTCTGAACCACAATCAGAAACAACCCCTTCCAAATAGCGCTCCACTAGCTTTTCTTTTGATCCGTTTTGTCGATAAGCCCCTAAGGTAGTGATTTGCTCAGTTTGCAGTTGCACTCCCACTATCTGTAATTCAATCGGGCTTACTTCTCCCACTGGTTCATTCTTAGCTAGGTCGTTTACCAACTCATCGAGTAATGCATCCTCTAGGTAGAATTTAGCTCTAGTGGTTAGATTAGAAATAATCGATTTTGCTTCTTCTGGAGAAAAATTACCGACATAATAAAGGATACCTTTATTCAGAATGTCATTATTAATGGCATCCAAATCTACCTGACGAGCGCACTTTAATAATAGGTGTAGATAATCCTCCCGTAAACACAGGATAATTTTGAGATAGGGAATATTAAGACAGTCACGGAAAAATTCAAAGAAGCGTTTTTGTT
The Moorena sp. SIOASIH genome window above contains:
- a CDS encoding transposase; the encoded protein is MYKTIPVKATLTDEEIAFWLFQCENANSLWNCATYYSKQKHYSWLEQQPEAFTTYWKNDELRYGWKTYKCSIKYAELCKELKDNSHYKAMAAQSAQQTLKSVAESITSYNQLVGLYYKGQVDRPRLLRYRKKGGLAAVTFPKQALTYKKGLFYPSISKESKPELLTEIVLEPPDFIDPDWVKEVTIRPYLGELWIDWVIDDGKQPVEHNPNLDYSQAWSFDHGGTNWLTGVSTQGKSLIIDGRKLKSMNQGYSRLVAKYKQGKPEFYWDANLDRVQIKRNNQMRDAINKTARFIINRCLSDSAKPTLRERIGNLIIGWNERQKDSSNMGFRGNQNFVVIPTKRLIERLKQLAFEYGIKLTVTEESYTSKASYLDEDSLPKHGEKPKGWTPSGKRVRRGLYKTSLGWLINADCNGAANIARKVATQLGLDLTKVGRGSLTVPHRYDVFNSLKKLYRKKSYEARVHPAS